The Salinicoccus roseus DNA segment CCTCCACCTTGTCATTGTCGCTGAATTCGACGATTACTGCATCGTTACTGTTCTTTATCAGCCATGGATTGTCGTGCTCGAGCCATGGATCGGCCTCTTCAACCTGGAATCCGTTCACAAAATTCTGCTTGAAGATTCCATACTGGTAGAGGATGCCATAGCCGGAGAGCGGATAGTCGAGTGTCGCTCCAGAATCAAGGAAACACGCAGCCAGACGGCCGAGTCCTCCGTTTCCGAGTCCTGCATCGTCTTCAGCATCTTCCAATGCATTATAGTCGACCCCCATCTCCTCCAGAGTCCGTTTGACTTCCCCGTCTATGCCCAGGTTTACGAGATTGTTGCTCAGCGCCCGTCCCATGAGGAATTCAGCAGACAGGTAATAGGCCTGCTTCTTTTTTCTGAATTTACTCTTTGATTCAATCCATTCAGGCACAAGATACTCCATGACAGCATTGCCGACCACATTGAATTGTTCTTTTTCGTTCAGTTCGTAAAATGATTCCCCGTGACTTTCATAGGCTTTGCCTTCAATCCTATCCTTGAGTTGTAGTGATGTCATAGTGACCTCCCGTATCGTTCATTAAGATTTTTAAGTTGCTTACTGTGCTCTTTCTTCAGTGCATCCTGTGTCAGCCGCCATTCCCAGTTGCCTCCAATGGTCGATGGTACATTGAAGCGGGCTGAGTCATCAAGACCCAGCAGATCCTGCACAGGGATGATTGCCAGATTGGACGAGGATGCAAAGACGCCCCGGATCAGTCCGTTGACATACCCTTCCTCTTCGGTGAGGTTCAGATAGCTGCGTGCTGCTTCAACAGCTTCTTCATCTGCACTGTCAAGCCATCCCTGCATCGTCTGGGTGTCATGGTTGCCCGTATAGGCGATGGTATGCCCTGTGTAGTTGTGGGGAAGATAGCCATCTTCACCACCGAAACCGAATTGCAGCACCTTCATGCCGGGATATCCCGTCTCTTCGATCAGATCACGCACTTCCTGGGTCAGGAAACCAAGGTCTTCAGCGAGGATTTCCTTGTCTCCCAGCGCTTCCCTGATGGCTCTGAAGAGGGACATGCCAGGTCCTTTGACCCATTCGCCATTCTCAGCGGTCTCATCTTCAGCCGGCACTTGCCAATATGCTTCGAAACCACGGAAATGGTCGATGCGGACAGCATCATAAAGACGGAAACTTTCCTCCACACGGCGTATCCACCAGTGATAGCCCTCCTTCTCCATCTGCTCCCAGTCGTAGATCGGGTTGCCCCAGAGCTGTCCTGTGTCACTCATCATATCAGGAGGGACGCCTGCGACGACGCTCGGCTTCAAGTTCTCCTTCAGCTTATAGAGGTCCGGGCGCGACCAGACATCCGCACTGTCTGCCGCGACATAGATCGGAATATCACCGATGATCCTTATGCCTTTCCGGTTGGCGTAACGTTTCAGGTCCCCCCAATGTTCAAAGAAAAGATACTGTGTGAAGATCCAGAAATGTCTTTCCTTCCTGTTCCCTTCGTAAAAAGCCTCCAGCACCTCCCTTTTCCGAAGGCGGTAGCGCTCCGGCCATTCCGTCCAGGCGATGTTCCCATGCGCCTTCTTGATGGCCATGAACGTCGCGAAGTCGGGCAGCCAATCTTCATGTTCGGCCGCAAAGCCCTCCAGCTCCTTCTCTACTTCAGGATAGGCACGCTCAAACGCCTTATCGAGCAATGCCATCTTCCCTTCATATAATTTCGCATAGTCCACGTATTCCTCATCTTCTCCCAAGTCTGTACGGACAATTTCCGACTGCTTCAACCAGCCCGCTTCCACCAGCCGATCCAAATTTATGAAGTACGGGTTGCCGGCAAAGGCGGAGAAGCTCTGGTACGGTGAATCCCCAAAACTCGTGATGCCGAGCGGCAATATCTGCCAATACTTCGTTCCTGTCATGGAGAGGAAATCGACGAAGGCATAGGCATCTTCTCCAAAATCACCAATACCGTATTTCCCAGGTAATGAGGATACATGCAGCAGCAGTCCGCTTGAACGCTTTTCCATAAGGTCCCCCCTCTTTTATGCAAACGTTTGCATTTCCATAATTCCATTATAACATATATACTGGGCATACATATATACTGGGCATTAAATAATCTTATGATGGAATGCCACCGCCATCCCCTGCAGGAGGAATGACAGTTGAACCGATACCATACATTGCTTTTCGATCTGGATGATACGCTGCTCGACTTCGGAAGGGCCGAACAGACTGCACTTAGAAAGGTGCTGTCCCATTTTGGCATTGAGGCCACACCAGAACTGTTTCAGCGCTACAGCAAAATTAACAGGGCACATTGGGAAATGCTTGAGCGCAACGAACTTTCCAAAAATGAAGTGCTCTCCTACAGACATGAACGATTTTTCAAATCACTCGGCAAGGAGGTCGACGGTGCCACGATCGATCAGCTCTACAGGAACGCCGTTGCAGAGCATGGGCATCATCTTTTTGATGGGGCGCTTGAAATAGTGGAAGAACTCTCATGGACATACCGCCTGTTCATCATCACTAACGGAGTTAAGGAGACACAGCAGAAACGTCTGCACCGCTCGGGGCTGGGACCCTATTTTTCTGAGGTTTTCATCAGTGAGGACGTGGGATATCCGAAACCGATGAAGGCGTTCTTCGATCATGTCGGAGCACGCATCGAAGATTTCGACAGCAGCAGGGCATTGATCATCGGGGATTCGCTCACCTCGGATATAAAAGGCGGGCATAACAGCAATATCGATACATGCTGGTACAATCCGCTCGGTAGATCCAACCCCTTTTCTTTTTCCCCTCACTACGAAATTAAACAATTAAATGAAATACATCAGATTCTGACGAACCGGCCATTCTAGTCCGGTTCTTTTTAGGTTTGACTAAATTAATTATTTAGGATAACCTAAATAAAAATGGCAGGAGGGATACCATGAATAAAATTCACCCGTTCTTCATTCTGGCTGCGTCCTTGATGCTGCTCATGGGATGCAGTGAAGCCGAAAGCAGCGAAGACGGCCGGCCTGATGTCGTCGTAACGACCACCTTCATATACGATATGGTCCAGGTCATCAGTGAAGATACTGATGCATTTGATACTTCCCTGGTCATCCCTGCCGGGGAGGATCCGCACATCTACCAGCCGAAGGCCAGTGACCTGAAGCTGATTCTGGAAGCTGACACTCTGATCTACCAGGGGTTGAACTTCGAAGGCCGCATGGTCGATGTACTGGATGAAGGTGTATCCGTCACAAAAAACTTCAGTGAAGACAAGCTGATGTTTGAAGGTGAAGGCGAAGCAGACCCACACTTCTGGTTTGACATCGACCTCTATAAATCGGCCACAAACACCGTCTATGAAACACTGGCGGAGGCATATCCCGAACACAGGGACACGTTCCTTCGAAACAGGGATGCATACTTCGAAGAATTGGATGCCCTCGATGCCTATGTCGGGGACCGCATCGAAGAGATCCCGCCGTCGTCCCGGCTGGTCATCACCCCGCATGACGCCTTCGGGTACCTGGCATCCAACTACGACCTCGAAGTCCATGCACCCCAGGGCATCTCCACCGACTCCGAAGTCTCGAACAGTACGATAGAAGAAACAGCCAACCTCATCATGTCCCGGGACATCAAAGCCATATTTGTGGAAACCACTACAAACCCGGATCAGATGAAACGGCTTCAGGAAATCATCGACTCCAGAGGAGGCGCCGTTGAAGTCGTCGGAAGCGAAGGAGAAGCACTCCTATCCGACTCGCTCGCCCAGGAAGGGGACAGCGGTGATACGTACATCAGCATGTTCAGGCACAATATCGATACGATTACCGAGCACCTGAAATAGAGGAGGAAAATATATGACACCACTCATCACTGTAAAGGACCTGAATGTCGCCTACCATGAGAAACCGGCATTATGGCACGTCAACATGTCGATACAGGAAAACAGCAGGACTGCCATAGTCGGTCCCAACGGTGCCGGCAAGTCGACACTCATCAAATCGATCATGAAGCTGATCCGCCCCGTATCCGGAAAGATTGAAATTGAAGGACGGGATGCCAGACATGCGCTGAAGCGCGTAGCATATGTGCCCCAGAAAGGCGAAGTGAACTGGGATTTTCCAGCCACTGTCCTGGATGTCGTCCTGATGGGCCGCTATGTCCATAAAGGATGGATCAAGCGGCCGAACAGAAAGGATGAAAGCATCGCGCTGTCCGCGCTGGAGACGATGAAGATGGAAGGCTTCAGAAACCGTCAGATATCCGAGCTTTCGGGCGGCCAGAAGCAGCGTGTATTCATTGCCCGCGCCATCGCCCAGGATGCAGACATATACATCATGGACGAACCTCTGCAGGGGATCGACATCACCACCGAAAAGCTGATCATCGATATAATGAAGCAGCTCCAACAGGAAGGCAAGACGTTCATCGTCGTCCACCACCATCTGGATACGGTGGAAGAATACTTCGACCATGTCGTCATACTGAACAAGACCGTCATTGCGGAAGGCACTATCGGCTCCGTATGGAATAGGAAAAACATCAACAGGGCCTACTATGAGATGAGTCGTGCCCATGATTGATATATTATCCGGCTACACCTTCCTCATCGTCGCATTCGGCACTGTCATACTGGCCTTTGCATCGGGCATCATCGGAACCGTCAGTGTAATCAAGGGCCAAAGTCTGATCGGAGATGCCGTCGGTCATGCCACCTTCCCCGGCATCGTGATTGCCTTCATGCTCGTCGGCATCCGAGACACACTTTCTCTCGCACTCGGAGCCCTGATACTCGGCATCGTTGCATTCTTGACCATCCAGCTCATTACGGAGCATTCCAAAATCACACTGGACAGTGCACTTGCACTTGTACTATCCTCATTCTTTGGACTTGGCATGGCGTTGATGAGCTTTGTCCAGGGGAACCCGGATTTTGACGGGACGCAGGGCCTTTCCGATTATATATTCGGCCAGGCCGCCTACATGCTGAGGAGTGATGTGTATCTCATAATCGCTGCCTCCATCCTGAGCCTGCTCATATTTTCACTGTTCTACCAGCAGATTAAAATATATATATTCGACCCCATATACAGCCGCAGCATCGGAATCAGCAATCCCTTGATGAACTTCATGGTTCTGGCCATCACAATCACACTGATTGCGGTAGGTCTCAAGGCTGTCGGAGCCATCCTCATCGTCAACCTGCTGATCGCCCCTGCGGTGATCGGCCAGCTGTGGTCGGACCGTTTTTTGAATGTACTGCTCATTGCCGGCACTACAGGTGCCATCGCGGCATTCATCGGCACCTATATCAGCACGGCCGGGGATGATATCGCCACAGGGCCTGCAATCATACTTGTATTGTCCGCCTTCGTCGTCTTTTCCATGCTCTTTTCAAGGAAAGGACTGCTCAGACGCAGCATCCATAGAAGGAAGTTTGGTGAACGCACATGATGATCGAAGTCCTTTTTGTACTCATCGTGACAGCGATGGCGACCAGCCTGCTTGGTGTATTCCTTGTACTGCGCGGCATGGCCATGGTGACGGACGCGATCAGCCATACGATACTGCTCGGCATCGTCCTCGCATTCTTCATCACGAATGATATCCGTTCGCCATGGCTCATCATTGCAGCAAGCCTCGTCGGTGTGCTCACCGTCTATATCATAGAACTGGTCTCGCAGACCCGGCTGATCCGTCAGGATGCTGCCATCGGGTTCGTTTTCACCGCTCTTTTCGCCGTCGCCATCA contains these protein-coding regions:
- the malQ gene encoding 4-alpha-glucanotransferase gives rise to the protein MEKRSSGLLLHVSSLPGKYGIGDFGEDAYAFVDFLSMTGTKYWQILPLGITSFGDSPYQSFSAFAGNPYFINLDRLVEAGWLKQSEIVRTDLGEDEEYVDYAKLYEGKMALLDKAFERAYPEVEKELEGFAAEHEDWLPDFATFMAIKKAHGNIAWTEWPERYRLRKREVLEAFYEGNRKERHFWIFTQYLFFEHWGDLKRYANRKGIRIIGDIPIYVAADSADVWSRPDLYKLKENLKPSVVAGVPPDMMSDTGQLWGNPIYDWEQMEKEGYHWWIRRVEESFRLYDAVRIDHFRGFEAYWQVPAEDETAENGEWVKGPGMSLFRAIREALGDKEILAEDLGFLTQEVRDLIEETGYPGMKVLQFGFGGEDGYLPHNYTGHTIAYTGNHDTQTMQGWLDSADEEAVEAARSYLNLTEEEGYVNGLIRGVFASSSNLAIIPVQDLLGLDDSARFNVPSTIGGNWEWRLTQDALKKEHSKQLKNLNERYGRSL
- a CDS encoding metal ABC transporter permease; translation: MIDILSGYTFLIVAFGTVILAFASGIIGTVSVIKGQSLIGDAVGHATFPGIVIAFMLVGIRDTLSLALGALILGIVAFLTIQLITEHSKITLDSALALVLSSFFGLGMALMSFVQGNPDFDGTQGLSDYIFGQAAYMLRSDVYLIIAASILSLLIFSLFYQQIKIYIFDPIYSRSIGISNPLMNFMVLAITITLIAVGLKAVGAILIVNLLIAPAVIGQLWSDRFLNVLLIAGTTGAIAAFIGTYISTAGDDIATGPAIILVLSAFVVFSMLFSRKGLLRRSIHRRKFGERT
- a CDS encoding metal ABC transporter ATP-binding protein, coding for MTPLITVKDLNVAYHEKPALWHVNMSIQENSRTAIVGPNGAGKSTLIKSIMKLIRPVSGKIEIEGRDARHALKRVAYVPQKGEVNWDFPATVLDVVLMGRYVHKGWIKRPNRKDESIALSALETMKMEGFRNRQISELSGGQKQRVFIARAIAQDADIYIMDEPLQGIDITTEKLIIDIMKQLQQEGKTFIVVHHHLDTVEEYFDHVVILNKTVIAEGTIGSVWNRKNINRAYYEMSRAHD
- a CDS encoding metal ABC transporter solute-binding protein, Zn/Mn family, whose product is MNKIHPFFILAASLMLLMGCSEAESSEDGRPDVVVTTTFIYDMVQVISEDTDAFDTSLVIPAGEDPHIYQPKASDLKLILEADTLIYQGLNFEGRMVDVLDEGVSVTKNFSEDKLMFEGEGEADPHFWFDIDLYKSATNTVYETLAEAYPEHRDTFLRNRDAYFEELDALDAYVGDRIEEIPPSSRLVITPHDAFGYLASNYDLEVHAPQGISTDSEVSNSTIEETANLIMSRDIKAIFVETTTNPDQMKRLQEIIDSRGGAVEVVGSEGEALLSDSLAQEGDSGDTYISMFRHNIDTITEHLK
- a CDS encoding YjjG family noncanonical pyrimidine nucleotidase, giving the protein MNRYHTLLFDLDDTLLDFGRAEQTALRKVLSHFGIEATPELFQRYSKINRAHWEMLERNELSKNEVLSYRHERFFKSLGKEVDGATIDQLYRNAVAEHGHHLFDGALEIVEELSWTYRLFIITNGVKETQQKRLHRSGLGPYFSEVFISEDVGYPKPMKAFFDHVGARIEDFDSSRALIIGDSLTSDIKGGHNSNIDTCWYNPLGRSNPFSFSPHYEIKQLNEIHQILTNRPF